A stretch of the Ptiloglossa arizonensis isolate GNS036 chromosome 1, iyPtiAriz1_principal, whole genome shotgun sequence genome encodes the following:
- the LOC143143703 gene encoding uncharacterized protein LOC143143703, protein MMSDVSDVVSQWPMLLLRTVNVSVSKGRLLHGQRCCLFPIPIGGRSDFQEQTRFDSRRPNNAEFFPVKPGISRRAGSNGGAREQEDEKPRRASRIVISERHS, encoded by the exons atgatGTCAGACGTGTCAGATGTCGTCAGCCAATGGCCGATGTTACTTTTAAGGACTGTCAATGTATCGGTGTCGAAGGGTCGTTTGTTGCACGGTCAAAGGTGTTGTTTATTTCCC ATACCGATCGGTGGACGAAGCGATTTCCAGGAACAAACGAGGTTCGATAGTCGCCGCCCCAATAACGCGGAATTCTTTCCGGTCAAGCCGGGGATTTCGCGTCGGGCGGGCAGCAATGGCGGCGCGCGCGAGCAGGAGGATGAAAAACCACGGCGAGCGAGCCGCATCGTAATTAGCGAGCGGCATTCTTAA